In one window of Anser cygnoides isolate HZ-2024a breed goose chromosome 3, Taihu_goose_T2T_genome, whole genome shotgun sequence DNA:
- the MYCN gene encoding N-myc proto-oncogene protein, which yields MPGMVSKNPDLEFDSLQPCFYPDEDDFYLCGPDSAPPGEDIWKKFELLPTPPLSPSRAGLQEHPPGGGPVPWGGAALGGCRPTDHLDWASELLLLPPEADLWGGTDGGDLFESGLGVTNNLNSIIIQDCMWSGFSAREKLERAVSEKLQGKPPAAATTAATPPPPPAASTTALVTTATVPAVATAECVDPAVVFPFPVTKREATVTGTGRGAVGGGGAPRGARSPRPAGDSRASSSSSGDDTLSDSDDEDEEEEDEEEEIDVVTVEKRRSSSNKAVTTLTITVRPKNTTFPSVRTQQNELILKRCAPIHQQHNYAAPSPYMESEDAPPQKKLKTEVPRPVKPMIQPKSKSSSPRNSDSEDSERRRNHNILERQRRNDLRSSFLTLRDHVPELVKNEKAAKVVILKKATEYVHSLQAEEQKLLLEKEKLQARQQQLVKKIEFKRTC from the exons ATGCCAGGAATGGTCAGCAAAAACCCCGACCTCGAGTTTGACTCTTTGCAGCCCTGTTTCTACCCGGACGAAGATGACTTTTATTTGTGCGGCCCGGACTCTGCCCCCCCCGGCGAGGACATCTGGAAAAAGTTTgagctgctgcccacccctcccctGTCTCCCAGCCGGGCCGGGCTCCAGGAgcaccccccgggggggggcccggtgccctggggaggggcagcactggggggCTGCCGCCCCACCGACCACCTGGACTGGGCGTCCGagcttctcctgctgcccccggAGGCCGACCTGTGGGGCGGCACGGACGGGGGGGACTTGTTCGAGTCGGGGCTTGGCGTGACCAACAACCTCAACTCCATCATCATCCAGGACTGCATGTGGAGCGGCTTCTCGGCCCGCGAGAAGCTGGAGCGGGCGGTCAGCGAGAAGCTGCAGGGCaagccgcccgccgccgccaccaccgccgccacgccaccgccccccccggctgctTCCACCACCGCCCTTGTCACCACCGCCACCGTCCCCGCCGTGGCCACGGCTGAGTGCGTGGACCCGGCCGTTGTCTTCCCCTTCCCCGTCACCAAAAGGGAGGCGACGGTGACGGGAACGGGCCGAGGGGCggtgggcggcgggggggccccgcggggcgcTCGGTCGCCACGTCCCGCTGGGGACAGccgggccagcagcagcagctccggggACGACACCCTCAGTGACTCGG ATGATGaagacgaggaggaagaggatgaagaagaagaaatagatGTTGTGACAGTGGAGAAAAGACGCTCCTCCTCCAACAAGGCTGTTACGACTCTTACTATTACAGTGCGTCCTAAAAATACCACTTTTCCATCAGTCAGGACACAGCAGAATGAACTGATCTTAAAGCGTTGTGCACCAATTCACCAGCAGCATAATTATGCCGCTCCTTCTCCATACATGGAGAGTGAAGATGCTCCACCacagaaaaagttaaaaaccgAGGTGCCCCGTCCAGTAAAACCCATGATCCAACCAAAGTCTAAGAGTTCAAGTCCTCGAAACTCAGATTCAGAGGATAGTGAACGTCGACGTAACCACAATATCCTGGAGCGTCAAAGGCGTAATGATCTACGGTCAAGTTTCCTCACATTAAGGGACCATGTTCCAGAACTGgttaaaaatgagaaagctgCAAAAGTTGTGATCTTGAAAAAAGCCACTGAATATGTTCATTCTCTTCAGGCAGAGGAGCAGAAGTTATTgctagaaaaggagaaattgcAAGCCAGGCAACAACAGCTGGTAAAGAAAATAGAATTCAAGCGGACTtgctaa